A single genomic interval of Spirosoma taeanense harbors:
- a CDS encoding SusC/RagA family TonB-linked outer membrane protein has translation MKNYLLTLAGLLLLTTVALAQQRLITGSVLDAKTRESLPGASIIVPGTTTGTVADAAGKFSLTVPPSATAVAVSFIGYATQEVSVQNTNNVTVLLSEGGQLAEVVVLGYTTARREDLTGAVAVVEVAATKNTSSGNPMQALQGRVPGLYVEKSGTPSGEASRILIRGANTLGNNDPLYIIDGMPTKRSQVFQSLNPTAIQSIQVLKDASSASIYGSRASNGVIIVTTKNGANTDGKLNVQFNTSLSAQSEKPERFKMLNAVDRGRALWRASVNDGADPASAYGEIYKFDWNKDFKNPVLNNVTVQPYVGGNQSVPAGNTDWQNELYKTGYVTNNDLTISGGTKASSLLVNLSYLNNTGMVRYTGYQRLTGRINGQTSLAEGRVKFGVNLQLTTSKETPVTTDLGGAPTPGLAVTLAPTIPVYTATGDFAGPIGSGYSDRNNPVFMQYINRWDKINRSFAFGNVYTEIEPIRGLIFRSSLGMDNASYANKNIEQSFQNGFISRTLNSLTLNTNKFLSLAWTNTLRYNFGFGDHNFKLLAGVEAIRDNLDDVISYRENFAVQTEDFFVLSAASGNASSNGTSTGSRLMSQFARVDYGFSDRYLAALTLRRDGSSRFGQDSRYGFFPAASVGWRIDKEAFMSGVKAISNLKLRAGVGRIGNQDIGDLARFGLFEPRYGTLASQVPNGHNSFFDQYWNVGTAYDLNGTNGGTLPSGFVQTQGENTALRWETTNELNMGLDFGFLNGSLVGSFDYFTRQTKDILIKPPVAAAVGEGQLKFVNGATKINKGFELLLTYFGKPKGDFTYNVSANFARFRDKITVLPEEVRSAFAGNAVTTILGHSQFDLFGYRTDGIFQNQEEVKNHAAQVGAAPGRIRYRDLNNDNKIDALDQEFFGTTLPGLEYGARVEMGYRQFDFSIFGSGVAGRTGFDPYTFYNNFIRGRDNVGPGVFDAWTPQNTSSRIPALTLADGNNETRSSDYFNVNTSYFKIRNIQLGYTFPKAVMGKLGLTSLRLYGMAENVFWFKSKSFLGPDPERIDVNTVPVPRTLTFGLNVSF, from the coding sequence ATGAAGAATTACCTGTTAACCCTGGCCGGCCTGCTGCTCCTGACGACAGTAGCGCTGGCGCAGCAGCGTCTGATTACGGGAAGCGTACTCGATGCCAAAACCAGAGAGTCGCTCCCCGGCGCCAGCATTATCGTTCCGGGCACAACGACGGGCACCGTAGCCGATGCTGCGGGCAAATTCAGCCTTACGGTGCCACCGAGCGCCACAGCCGTAGCGGTGTCATTCATTGGCTACGCTACCCAGGAAGTGTCGGTGCAGAACACGAACAACGTTACGGTGCTGCTGTCCGAAGGCGGGCAACTGGCCGAAGTCGTCGTGCTGGGCTATACCACGGCCCGCCGGGAAGATTTGACCGGAGCCGTTGCCGTGGTAGAGGTGGCAGCCACCAAGAATACCAGCTCGGGCAACCCCATGCAGGCCCTGCAGGGACGGGTGCCGGGGCTTTACGTCGAAAAGTCGGGCACGCCATCAGGTGAGGCCAGCCGCATCCTGATCCGGGGTGCCAATACGCTGGGCAACAACGACCCGCTCTATATCATCGACGGCATGCCCACCAAGCGGTCGCAGGTGTTTCAGAGTCTGAACCCCACGGCGATTCAGTCGATTCAGGTGCTGAAAGATGCTTCGTCGGCGTCGATTTACGGCTCGCGGGCATCAAACGGGGTCATCATCGTAACGACGAAGAACGGTGCGAATACCGATGGCAAACTGAACGTTCAGTTCAACACCAGCCTGTCGGCGCAGTCGGAGAAACCCGAGCGGTTCAAGATGCTGAACGCCGTGGATCGGGGTCGGGCGCTCTGGCGGGCTTCCGTCAATGACGGAGCCGATCCGGCCTCGGCCTATGGCGAAATCTATAAGTTTGACTGGAACAAGGATTTCAAAAACCCGGTGCTCAACAACGTAACGGTACAGCCTTACGTCGGCGGGAACCAGAGCGTACCGGCCGGCAATACCGACTGGCAGAACGAACTCTATAAAACAGGTTACGTTACCAACAACGACCTGACCATTTCAGGCGGCACCAAAGCCTCCTCGCTGCTGGTCAATCTCAGCTACCTGAACAACACGGGCATGGTGCGCTATACGGGCTACCAGCGGCTCACGGGCCGTATCAACGGACAAACCAGTCTGGCCGAGGGCCGGGTGAAGTTCGGCGTCAACCTTCAGCTGACTACCTCGAAAGAAACGCCCGTAACAACCGACCTGGGGGGCGCTCCAACGCCGGGTCTGGCCGTTACGCTGGCCCCGACGATTCCAGTCTACACCGCAACGGGCGATTTCGCTGGGCCAATCGGGTCGGGCTATTCGGACCGGAACAACCCGGTATTCATGCAGTATATCAACCGCTGGGATAAGATCAACCGGAGTTTTGCGTTCGGCAACGTCTATACCGAAATCGAACCAATCCGGGGGCTGATCTTCCGCTCGTCGCTGGGCATGGACAATGCGAGCTATGCCAATAAGAACATCGAGCAGTCGTTCCAGAACGGCTTTATTTCCCGGACGCTCAACAGTTTGACGCTCAATACGAACAAGTTTCTGAGCCTGGCATGGACTAATACGTTACGGTATAACTTCGGCTTCGGCGATCATAACTTCAAGCTGCTGGCCGGCGTTGAAGCTATTCGGGATAACCTGGATGATGTGATCTCGTACCGGGAGAATTTCGCGGTGCAGACCGAAGATTTCTTTGTGCTGAGCGCGGCTTCGGGCAACGCCAGCAGCAATGGAACCTCGACCGGCAGCCGGCTGATGTCGCAGTTTGCCCGGGTTGATTACGGGTTCTCGGACCGCTACCTGGCGGCCCTGACCTTACGTCGGGATGGCTCGTCGCGCTTTGGGCAGGACAGCCGGTATGGTTTCTTCCCGGCCGCATCGGTGGGCTGGCGTATCGACAAGGAAGCCTTCATGAGTGGCGTAAAGGCTATTTCCAACCTGAAACTGCGGGCGGGCGTGGGCCGGATCGGTAATCAGGACATTGGCGACCTCGCCCGGTTCGGTTTGTTTGAGCCGCGCTACGGTACGCTGGCGTCGCAGGTGCCTAACGGTCACAACAGCTTTTTCGACCAGTACTGGAACGTCGGTACGGCCTATGACCTGAACGGCACGAACGGCGGTACGCTGCCCTCGGGTTTCGTGCAGACGCAGGGCGAGAACACGGCCCTCCGCTGGGAAACCACCAACGAACTGAACATGGGTCTTGACTTTGGCTTTCTGAACGGAAGTCTGGTGGGTTCGTTCGATTACTTCACCCGTCAGACCAAGGACATTCTCATCAAGCCGCCGGTTGCTGCGGCTGTGGGCGAAGGTCAGCTGAAGTTTGTAAACGGCGCAACCAAGATCAACAAAGGCTTCGAGTTGCTGCTGACCTATTTTGGCAAGCCCAAGGGCGATTTCACCTATAACGTATCGGCCAATTTTGCCCGCTTCCGGGATAAAATAACGGTCCTGCCGGAAGAAGTCCGCTCGGCCTTTGCCGGCAACGCCGTAACAACGATTCTGGGCCATTCGCAGTTTGATCTGTTCGGCTACCGCACCGACGGCATTTTCCAGAATCAGGAAGAGGTAAAGAATCATGCTGCGCAGGTAGGGGCCGCACCGGGCCGGATTCGCTACCGCGACCTGAACAATGACAATAAAATCGATGCGCTGGATCAGGAGTTTTTCGGAACCACCCTGCCCGGTCTGGAGTACGGTGCCCGCGTGGAGATGGGGTACCGACAGTTCGACTTCTCCATCTTTGGTTCGGGCGTTGCCGGTCGGACAGGATTTGACCCCTATACGTTTTACAACAACTTTATCCGGGGACGCGACAACGTAGGCCCCGGCGTCTTCGATGCCTGGACACCCCAGAACACGTCGTCGCGGATTCCGGCGCTCACGCTGGCTGATGGCAACAACGAAACGCGCTCGTCGGATTATTTCAACGTAAACACGTCCTACTTTAAAATTCGGAACATCCAGCTTGGCTACACCTTCCCCAAAGCTGTCATGGGCAAACTGGGCCTGACGAGCCTGCGTCTGTACGGAATGGCCGAGAACGTGTTCTGGTTCAAGAGCAAGAGCTTCCTCGGACCCGATCCCGAGCGGATTGACGTCAATACGGTTCCGGTGCCCCGCACGCTTACGTTCGGCTTAAACGTCTCCTTCTAA
- a CDS encoding carbohydrate kinase family protein, which translates to MTPTITCFGEILWDVLPTSKQPGGAPMNVAADLRNFGLNAQLISRVGSDDLGRELLDFLAGKGIPVELVQVGQSHLTGVAKANISDCNEVTYKIVQPVAWDYIQLVPGLLDVVRQSDLFVYGSLAARSPQTYETLRALLAVAPRKVFDVNLRAPHYDRATVEELLYLADIAKLNEHELVELAAWHGEENDLHRAMQQLRERFRLETLIVTLGADGAVLLDETGLYSQVGFPVEVADTIGSGDAFLAAFLYKTLQGESAKKTLEFACATGAYVATQQGATPVFTAETIADKVLGTEVI; encoded by the coding sequence ATGACACCAACCATCACCTGTTTCGGCGAAATCCTGTGGGATGTGCTGCCGACGAGCAAACAACCCGGTGGCGCGCCCATGAACGTAGCCGCCGACCTCCGCAACTTCGGGCTGAACGCCCAGTTGATCAGCCGCGTCGGCAGCGACGATCTGGGCCGCGAACTGCTGGATTTTCTGGCCGGTAAAGGCATTCCGGTCGAGCTGGTTCAGGTCGGCCAGTCGCACCTGACGGGCGTTGCCAAAGCCAATATCTCCGACTGCAACGAAGTCACCTACAAGATTGTCCAGCCCGTTGCCTGGGATTACATCCAACTGGTGCCGGGGCTGCTCGACGTGGTTCGCCAGAGCGATTTGTTTGTGTATGGCAGTCTGGCCGCGCGCAGTCCGCAGACTTACGAAACCCTGCGGGCGCTGCTGGCCGTGGCCCCCCGGAAGGTATTCGACGTAAACCTGCGCGCTCCGCATTACGACCGGGCAACGGTGGAGGAACTGCTTTATCTCGCCGACATCGCCAAGCTGAACGAGCACGAACTGGTTGAACTGGCAGCCTGGCACGGCGAAGAAAACGACCTGCACCGGGCCATGCAGCAACTGCGCGAACGCTTCCGGCTCGAAACGCTGATTGTTACGCTGGGCGCGGATGGCGCCGTGCTGCTGGACGAAACCGGTCTCTACAGCCAGGTCGGTTTTCCGGTTGAGGTAGCCGATACCATCGGCAGTGGCGACGCCTTTCTGGCCGCTTTTCTTTATAAAACCCTACAGGGCGAATCGGCGAAGAAAACGCTGGAGTTCGCCTGCGCCACCGGCGCTTACGTTGCTACCCAGCAGGGCGCTACGCCCGTGTTCACGGCGGAGACCATCGCGGATAAAGTCCTGGGGACCGAAGTGATCTGA
- a CDS encoding sugar porter family MFS transporter: MSQKQRIFFWSITAALGGFLFGFDTAVISGVEQSLQSLWTLNVWEHGLTVSIALIGTVIGSMTGGIPAESLGRKRTLFWIAVLYLLASLGTALAPTWSIFLVFRFLGGLGVGASSVAAPMYITEISPAKSRGKLVGMFQFNVVLGILIAYLSNFLLSGLGEESWRWMLGVQALPSLIFLIAVLNIPESPRWLLLRKGLVAEAREVLNMIDPATAEETLVAIQQSNHHTAASTRLFSAIHKTPIMLAVLFAVFNQVSGINAIIYYAPRIFEMTGLGKSSSLLSSAGIGLINLVFTLISMNLIDRYGRRTLMKIGSVGLIITLGLVARAFFVEDFSGMTVPLLLFVYIAFFGFSQGAVIWVFISEIFPNEVRASGQALGSFTHWLMAAIITFTFPYLAEQFGGGATFLFFTAMMVLQLLFVLRIMPETKGTSLEKIEQTVFVH, translated from the coding sequence ATGAGTCAGAAACAGCGCATTTTCTTTTGGTCCATTACGGCGGCACTGGGCGGTTTTCTCTTCGGCTTCGACACGGCCGTTATCTCCGGCGTCGAGCAGTCGCTGCAATCCTTATGGACGCTCAACGTGTGGGAGCACGGCCTTACGGTTTCCATCGCGCTCATCGGCACCGTCATCGGGTCAATGACGGGCGGCATCCCCGCCGAGTCGCTCGGACGTAAGCGAACGCTGTTCTGGATTGCCGTTCTGTACCTGCTGGCGTCGCTCGGCACGGCGCTGGCCCCTACCTGGTCCATCTTTCTCGTCTTCCGGTTTCTGGGTGGTCTGGGCGTCGGCGCATCGTCCGTGGCGGCTCCGATGTATATCACCGAAATTTCGCCCGCTAAATCGCGCGGCAAGCTGGTGGGCATGTTTCAGTTCAATGTCGTGCTGGGCATCCTGATCGCCTACCTGTCCAATTTCCTGCTGTCGGGTCTGGGTGAGGAGTCGTGGCGGTGGATGCTGGGCGTGCAGGCGCTGCCCTCGCTTATTTTCCTGATCGCCGTTCTGAACATTCCCGAAAGTCCGCGCTGGCTGCTGCTTCGGAAAGGGCTGGTGGCCGAAGCCCGCGAGGTACTGAACATGATCGACCCGGCCACCGCCGAAGAAACGCTGGTCGCCATTCAGCAGAGTAATCACCACACGGCGGCTTCGACCCGGCTGTTCTCGGCCATCCACAAAACGCCTATCATGCTGGCGGTACTGTTTGCCGTCTTCAACCAGGTATCGGGGATCAACGCCATCATCTATTACGCCCCCCGCATTTTCGAAATGACGGGTCTGGGCAAAAGCTCGTCGCTGCTGTCGTCGGCGGGCATTGGCCTTATCAACCTCGTCTTCACCCTGATTTCCATGAACCTGATTGACCGCTACGGTCGGCGGACGCTCATGAAAATCGGTTCGGTGGGCCTGATCATTACGCTGGGACTGGTAGCCCGCGCCTTCTTCGTCGAGGACTTCAGCGGCATGACCGTACCGCTGCTGCTGTTTGTTTATATCGCCTTCTTCGGCTTCTCGCAGGGTGCGGTCATCTGGGTGTTCATCTCCGAGATTTTTCCCAACGAAGTCCGCGCCAGTGGTCAGGCGCTGGGCAGCTTCACCCACTGGCTGATGGCCGCCATCATCACCTTTACGTTCCCCTACCTGGCCGAGCAGTTCGGCGGGGGCGCCACCTTCCTCTTTTTCACCGCTATGATGGTGCTACAGCTCCTGTTCGTGCTGCGCATCATGCCCGAAACCAAGGGCACCAGCCTGGAGAAGATCGAACAGACCGTTTTCGTGCATTGA
- a CDS encoding DUF4142 domain-containing protein: MKSYLKHFYVIGFCLFFSCQNDITEQDRMFLNIAGSAGIMEVEMGKLAQQKGVRTDVKRYGDQMVDEHTNVNSEFRELIKRLKVEVPETMNERNQQMVQEMATLEGPRFDEKYIETMISDHKLAVEKFQEAHDIAQNKEYKDWLSRMIPVVDHHLKMAQELKNKKNRSALHLP, encoded by the coding sequence ATGAAATCTTACCTTAAACATTTCTATGTTATCGGCTTTTGCCTATTTTTTTCCTGTCAGAACGATATTACTGAGCAGGACCGCATGTTTCTTAACATAGCCGGCAGCGCTGGTATTATGGAAGTAGAAATGGGTAAGTTGGCGCAACAGAAAGGCGTCCGTACTGATGTAAAGCGCTATGGCGATCAGATGGTGGATGAGCACACCAATGTTAACAGTGAATTTAGGGAGTTAATAAAACGGCTGAAAGTAGAAGTACCAGAAACGATGAACGAACGCAACCAGCAGATGGTGCAGGAAATGGCGACTTTAGAAGGCCCCCGTTTTGATGAGAAGTATATAGAAACTATGATTAGTGATCATAAGCTGGCGGTCGAGAAGTTTCAGGAAGCGCACGACATTGCCCAAAATAAAGAGTATAAAGATTGGCTGTCCCGAATGATTCCGGTGGTAGATCATCATTTGAAAATGGCACAGGAACTTAAGAATAAAAAGAACCGTAGCGCCCTGCACCTTCCTTAA
- a CDS encoding Gfo/Idh/MocA family protein — MENRREFIKKVAAGSAGLAIGGTAFGFSPKSYNRIIGANELIRVATIGVNSRGNSMSGTFAGQKNAEVGTVCDVDERAIPKAIKTILKTKQTQTPKSERDLRRVLEDKSIDAIYTATPDHWHAPLTIMGCQAGKHVYVEKPLSHNPREGEMAIEAARKYNRVVQMGAQRRSAPVLTQGIDQLHKGIIGRVYMAKTWYTNKRKATNLKPGTVPSWLDYELWQGPAPRRPYKEGLIHYDWHWFWHWGTGEALNNGTHEVDVARWGLGVDYPIRVSSVGGRYEFKDDWETPDTQVVIMDYPGRVSLMWESRSSNGRKIEGQDRGIIFYGENGSLDTGGDSYKVYDLDGKLVKEVKSVAEGDDDVQGRNTASPSLGMDNLHVADFLDAIRNNRRPNCDVELGFKSVVAMQLGNIAWRMGRTLQIDPKNGHIIGDKEAQKLWSREYEKGWEPKV, encoded by the coding sequence ATGGAAAACAGACGTGAGTTTATAAAGAAAGTAGCGGCCGGGTCAGCCGGTCTGGCCATTGGCGGCACCGCCTTTGGCTTCAGTCCCAAGAGCTACAACCGGATCATCGGCGCGAATGAGCTGATCCGGGTGGCCACCATTGGGGTCAACAGCCGGGGCAACAGCATGAGCGGGACGTTTGCCGGTCAGAAAAATGCGGAGGTTGGAACAGTCTGCGACGTGGACGAGCGGGCGATTCCGAAGGCAATCAAAACGATCCTGAAAACCAAACAAACCCAGACGCCCAAGTCGGAGCGCGACCTGCGCCGGGTGCTGGAAGACAAATCCATCGACGCCATCTATACCGCCACGCCCGACCACTGGCACGCGCCCCTAACCATCATGGGCTGTCAGGCCGGTAAGCATGTGTACGTCGAGAAGCCGCTGAGCCATAACCCCCGCGAGGGCGAGATGGCCATTGAAGCCGCCCGCAAATACAACCGCGTGGTGCAGATGGGCGCGCAGCGTCGGTCGGCGCCTGTGCTGACGCAGGGTATCGATCAGCTGCACAAAGGCATCATTGGTCGCGTGTACATGGCCAAAACCTGGTACACCAACAAACGGAAGGCCACCAACCTGAAACCCGGTACGGTGCCGTCCTGGCTCGATTATGAACTCTGGCAGGGTCCGGCTCCCCGGCGACCGTACAAAGAGGGCCTGATTCACTACGACTGGCACTGGTTCTGGCACTGGGGCACCGGCGAAGCCCTCAACAACGGCACCCACGAGGTCGACGTAGCGCGCTGGGGTCTGGGTGTCGATTACCCGATTCGGGTTAGCTCCGTGGGTGGGCGGTATGAGTTCAAAGACGACTGGGAAACGCCCGATACGCAGGTGGTGATCATGGATTATCCGGGACGGGTGTCGCTGATGTGGGAATCCCGCAGCTCGAACGGCCGGAAAATTGAGGGCCAGGACCGGGGGATTATTTTCTACGGCGAAAACGGCAGCCTGGATACCGGTGGCGACAGCTACAAAGTCTATGACCTCGACGGCAAGCTGGTGAAGGAGGTAAAATCCGTGGCCGAGGGCGATGACGACGTACAGGGCCGGAACACAGCCAGTCCCAGCCTGGGCATGGATAACCTCCACGTCGCGGACTTCCTCGACGCCATCCGGAACAATCGCCGGCCGAACTGCGACGTAGAACTGGGCTTCAAGAGCGTGGTCGCCATGCAGTTGGGCAACATTGCCTGGCGGATGGGACGTACCCTCCAGATCGACCCGAAAAACGGCCACATCATCGGCGACAAAGAGGCTCAGAAGCTCTGGAGCCGTGAGTACGAAAAAGGCTGGGAGCCGAAGGTGTAA
- a CDS encoding 3-keto-disaccharide hydrolase, with the protein MKNQAKRLLVGGLLGCMLLPAALAQTANVLTPKEKKEGWTLLFDGVSANGWTTPSGNPVPAGWEVKNGTLTARKGAKGGDIVSVNQYGDFDLMLDFNIEPGGNSGVKYFYTNYEKGGKLGMEYQILDDKLAEDNKKENHLTGSFYDVIPPNAAVKKVNEPGQWNTLRIVAKGNKVEHWLNGIKILAFSRGSQPFTEAVAQSKFSKAVPAFGTVEQGRFLLQEHGSEISFRNIKVKQL; encoded by the coding sequence ATGAAAAACCAGGCGAAACGACTGCTTGTAGGCGGCCTGCTGGGCTGTATGCTACTGCCGGCCGCCCTTGCCCAGACCGCAAATGTGCTGACGCCTAAGGAGAAAAAGGAGGGGTGGACGCTTTTATTCGACGGGGTCAGCGCCAACGGCTGGACAACCCCATCGGGCAATCCGGTTCCGGCTGGCTGGGAGGTGAAAAACGGTACGCTGACCGCCAGGAAGGGCGCGAAAGGCGGGGATATTGTGAGCGTAAACCAGTATGGCGACTTCGACCTGATGCTCGATTTTAATATCGAACCTGGCGGCAACAGTGGCGTCAAGTATTTCTATACGAACTACGAGAAAGGCGGGAAGCTGGGCATGGAGTACCAGATTCTGGACGACAAACTGGCCGAGGACAACAAGAAAGAAAACCACCTGACGGGCTCATTCTACGACGTAATCCCGCCGAATGCCGCCGTGAAAAAAGTCAATGAGCCGGGGCAGTGGAATACGCTGCGGATTGTGGCCAAAGGTAACAAGGTTGAACACTGGCTGAACGGCATCAAAATTCTGGCGTTCAGCCGGGGGAGCCAGCCGTTTACAGAGGCTGTGGCCCAGAGTAAATTCAGCAAAGCGGTACCGGCCTTCGGGACCGTTGAGCAGGGCCGTTTCCTGCTTCAGGAACATGGCAGTGAAATTTCATTCCGGAATATTAAAGTCAAACAACTCTAA
- a CDS encoding RagB/SusD family nutrient uptake outer membrane protein: protein MKRFLILAVLMTGSFSCRKDFIDLQPISDMNAGIFYKTEKDMNQAVMSPYASLRNLYNQLYIYAGEIRSDNTTFSWVPGNSKDMTSIDNFGDVLLSENTFVLGMWNNSYNTILRCNIVLDKIDAVPFTDAKLKEQYKAEARFIRALSYFYLVRIFGDVPKVDRQLSVEDAYALGRTSTQEIYNFIVEDLKFAEANLPASYSAVDKGRVTVGGAKGLLAKVYMTMAGYPLKKGAPYYALAEAKALELINMPQYSLVPDYKALFDVTKENSTESLFEIQYKKGGTGTGSPWNNDFAPRFSNKEVVLIGDKGGFNAPTPSMSSAYEKGDPRKAISMSDGYVTVPGGQTINEKYVKKYYDVSFSGSDNDNNWIELRLADIYLLYAEALVRQEKQQDVALQYLNKIRTRARNSTGGGANVLPDYKPFSSDAALLLAIENERRVELAFENHRWFDLVRTERAKAVMTQEQKEQNGFNPSAWSDNMLLFPIPLQAIQANPEKIKQNPGY from the coding sequence ATGAAACGATTCCTCATACTGGCCGTACTCATGACGGGCTCTTTCTCCTGTAGAAAGGACTTTATTGATCTCCAGCCGATCTCGGACATGAACGCCGGGATATTCTACAAGACCGAGAAGGATATGAACCAGGCGGTGATGTCGCCGTACGCATCCCTCCGCAATCTCTACAACCAGCTGTATATCTACGCGGGTGAAATCCGGTCGGACAACACTACGTTTTCGTGGGTGCCGGGCAACTCGAAAGATATGACCTCGATTGATAACTTCGGGGACGTCCTGTTGTCGGAGAACACCTTCGTGCTGGGGATGTGGAATAACAGCTATAACACCATCCTGCGGTGCAATATCGTGCTGGATAAGATCGACGCTGTTCCGTTTACCGATGCCAAACTGAAGGAGCAGTACAAAGCCGAAGCCCGCTTCATCCGGGCGTTATCTTACTTTTACCTGGTTCGCATCTTCGGCGACGTGCCGAAGGTAGACCGTCAGCTATCCGTTGAAGACGCCTATGCGCTCGGCCGGACTTCTACGCAGGAAATCTATAACTTCATTGTGGAAGATCTGAAGTTTGCCGAAGCGAATCTGCCCGCTTCCTACTCGGCCGTCGACAAAGGGCGCGTAACTGTTGGCGGAGCCAAAGGGTTGCTGGCGAAGGTGTATATGACCATGGCAGGCTATCCGCTGAAAAAAGGTGCGCCCTACTACGCCCTGGCCGAAGCCAAAGCGCTCGAATTGATCAATATGCCCCAGTATTCGCTGGTGCCGGATTATAAGGCGCTGTTCGACGTAACGAAGGAAAACAGCACGGAGTCGCTGTTCGAAATTCAGTATAAAAAAGGCGGTACGGGCACAGGCAGCCCCTGGAACAATGATTTTGCGCCCCGATTCTCCAACAAAGAGGTCGTACTGATCGGCGACAAGGGCGGCTTTAACGCGCCTACGCCCTCTATGTCGAGTGCCTACGAGAAAGGCGATCCGCGCAAGGCCATTTCCATGAGCGATGGCTACGTAACGGTGCCCGGCGGGCAGACCATCAACGAGAAATACGTAAAGAAATATTACGACGTCTCGTTCAGCGGCTCGGATAACGATAACAACTGGATTGAACTGCGGCTGGCCGATATCTATCTGCTCTATGCCGAGGCTCTGGTTCGGCAGGAGAAACAGCAGGACGTAGCGCTTCAGTACCTCAACAAGATTCGGACCCGCGCCCGCAACAGCACCGGCGGAGGAGCCAACGTGCTGCCCGACTATAAACCGTTCAGCTCGGATGCGGCCCTGCTGCTGGCCATTGAAAATGAGCGACGCGTGGAACTGGCGTTCGAGAACCACCGCTGGTTCGATCTGGTCCGGACCGAGCGGGCCAAGGCCGTGATGACGCAGGAACAGAAAGAACAGAACGGCTTTAACCCGTCGGCCTGGAGCGATAACATGCTGCTGTTCCCGATTCCGCTGCAGGCTATCCAGGCGAACCCCGAAAAAATCAAACAGAACCCCGGCTATTAA